One uncultured Caproiciproducens sp. DNA segment encodes these proteins:
- a CDS encoding ABC transporter ATP-binding protein, translating into MEGQSTKKKGAGLIWRFLRGSVGLFIAALIFAMLNTVFNAVTPQIIRVAVDYVIGEQSVSLPVWLERFVSLQKVQSDPANSLLLFAAAILLVAVLSGICNYLSRMGVAKASESFVKSLRDQLFGHIQRLPYSWHNQHQTGEIIQRCTSDVDVIRNFISNQLLEVFRTAFLVILSIIIMFSMNVKISLVALTFIPLVAAYSGVFYSKIAKRFRLADEAEGELSATVQENLTGVRVVRAFGRERYEIERFDIRNNRFAGLWIRLGRLLSAYWGIGDLITGLQILTVIVMGVIEAVDGRITLGEFLAFVSYNSTLIWPVRGLGRILSEMSKAGVSIERVAYILDAEEEQDIPDAVKPPMDKDIAFHHINYSYEGQKPVLKDIDFTILSGSTFAILGGTGSGKSTLMHLLDRLYDLPPECGTITVGGVNIAEIKRSWLRENIGMVLQEPFLFSRTIEENIRATRPGASLDEVRRAAQIACVDNAVDDFANGYDTIVGERGVTLSGGQKQRVAIARMLMQLAPIMVFDDSLSAVDSETDAQIRAALRENLGKSTVILISHRITTLMQADRILVLDDGKIAEFGTHEELIHQDGIYKSIYDIQMNSDDRSLLEKEEG; encoded by the coding sequence ATGGAGGGGCAAAGTACGAAGAAAAAGGGAGCCGGACTGATCTGGCGTTTTTTAAGGGGAAGTGTCGGGCTTTTTATCGCCGCATTGATTTTTGCCATGCTGAATACGGTTTTCAATGCCGTTACACCGCAGATTATCCGTGTAGCGGTTGATTACGTGATCGGTGAGCAGTCTGTCAGCCTGCCTGTCTGGCTGGAACGTTTTGTTTCATTACAGAAAGTCCAAAGCGACCCGGCAAACAGCCTGCTGCTATTCGCCGCTGCCATACTGCTGGTTGCCGTCCTGTCGGGCATCTGCAATTACTTAAGCCGCATGGGCGTGGCAAAAGCGTCGGAGTCCTTTGTGAAATCCCTTCGGGACCAGCTTTTCGGGCACATTCAGCGGCTTCCGTATTCCTGGCATAACCAACATCAAACAGGGGAGATTATTCAGCGCTGCACTTCCGATGTAGATGTAATCCGCAACTTTATCAGCAATCAACTGCTGGAGGTGTTTCGTACCGCATTTTTGGTGATCCTGTCCATTATCATTATGTTTTCAATGAACGTGAAGATATCGCTGGTTGCGCTGACATTCATTCCGCTGGTGGCGGCATATTCCGGAGTTTTTTATTCGAAAATAGCAAAACGATTCCGTCTGGCAGACGAAGCCGAAGGGGAACTGTCTGCCACGGTGCAGGAAAACCTGACGGGTGTGCGGGTGGTGCGTGCATTCGGACGCGAACGGTATGAAATTGAACGTTTCGACATACGCAACAACCGCTTTGCCGGCCTGTGGATTCGGCTGGGCCGACTGCTAAGCGCCTACTGGGGAATCGGTGATCTGATTACCGGTCTGCAGATTCTTACGGTCATCGTCATGGGCGTTATCGAAGCGGTGGATGGAAGAATCACGCTCGGCGAATTCCTGGCGTTTGTATCTTATAACTCCACACTCATTTGGCCTGTCCGCGGTCTTGGCCGAATTTTATCTGAAATGAGCAAGGCCGGCGTTTCCATTGAGCGTGTGGCCTATATTCTGGACGCGGAAGAAGAGCAGGATATCCCGGACGCCGTTAAGCCGCCAATGGATAAAGACATCGCGTTTCATCATATCAACTACAGCTACGAAGGTCAGAAACCGGTTCTGAAAGATATTGATTTTACCATTCTCTCCGGCAGCACCTTTGCCATACTGGGCGGAACGGGCAGCGGAAAATCAACGCTGATGCATCTGTTGGACCGGCTGTACGACCTGCCGCCCGAGTGTGGAACTATCACTGTAGGCGGCGTCAATATAGCTGAAATCAAACGTTCCTGGCTGCGCGAAAACATTGGGATGGTTCTGCAGGAACCGTTTCTGTTCTCTCGTACTATTGAAGAAAATATCCGTGCCACAAGACCCGGCGCTTCACTGGATGAGGTACGGCGCGCCGCCCAAATTGCCTGTGTAGACAATGCGGTGGACGATTTTGCCAACGGCTACGATACGATTGTGGGGGAACGGGGAGTGACGCTTTCGGGCGGGCAAAAGCAGCGGGTGGCGATTGCCCGCATGCTGATGCAGCTGGCGCCCATCATGGTATTCGACGATTCACTCTCCGCTGTGGACTCGGAAACAGACGCGCAGATTCGCGCGGCACTGAGAGAGAATCTCGGAAAATCGACCGTTATTCTTATCTCACACAGGATAACCACCCTGATGCAGGCCGACCGGATTCTGGTGCTGGATGACGGAAAGATTGCGGAATTCGGCACACACGAAGAACTGATTCACCAAGATGGTATCTATAAGAGTATCTACGATATTCAAATGAACAGCGACGACCGGTCACTGCTGGAAAAGGAGGAAGGTTAA
- a CDS encoding PTS sugar transporter subunit IIA, which yields MKEDSVFEPRYVLTNANVSTKGECLALIAKKAEEFGICNNAQATIDGFLEREEVESTGFSDGFAIPHTRCDAILKPAVMVVKTKSGIDWPSMDGQPTVVILALLVPKQVASTTHLTLLASLSRKLVNADFQKSLLCSCDPDEIFGIINQAIQS from the coding sequence ATGAAGGAAGATAGTGTTTTTGAACCCAGATATGTTTTGACAAACGCAAACGTATCCACAAAGGGCGAATGTCTCGCCCTCATTGCAAAAAAAGCAGAGGAATTCGGAATCTGCAATAATGCACAAGCAACCATTGATGGTTTTTTAGAGCGTGAGGAAGTGGAAAGCACCGGCTTCAGCGATGGATTTGCAATTCCGCACACACGCTGCGACGCAATCCTAAAACCGGCAGTAATGGTTGTAAAAACAAAATCCGGTATCGATTGGCCGTCCATGGACGGCCAGCCAACTGTCGTAATCCTGGCGCTGCTCGTTCCGAAACAGGTTGCCAGTACCACACATTTAACGCTGCTTGCTTCCCTTTCGAGGAAACTGGTCAATGCTGATTTTCAGAAGTCTCTTTTGTGTTCGTGTGATCCCGATGAAATATTCGGTATTATAAATCAAGCAATTCAAAGTTAA
- a CDS encoding HPr family phosphocarrier protein: MKQFTYTIKDPEGIHARPAGLLVKIAASYTSEIKVTKGQNSVNAKKIFAVMGLSAKQGDTITVTAEGEDEVKANEALSAFFKTNL, from the coding sequence ATGAAACAGTTTACGTACACAATTAAGGATCCTGAGGGAATCCACGCACGGCCCGCCGGGTTGTTAGTAAAAATTGCCGCTTCTTATACCTCTGAAATTAAAGTGACAAAAGGCCAAAATTCGGTTAATGCGAAAAAAATATTTGCCGTTATGGGTCTGTCCGCAAAGCAGGGTGATACAATAACCGTCACTGCAGAGGGCGAAGATGAGGTCAAAGCGAACGAAGCTTTGTCCGCCTTTTTTAAAACCAACTTATAA
- the ypdE gene encoding aminopeptidase, with translation MDIELVKKLSDADAVASHEDEVRNILLEELKDFSDEIDFDKLGSAIFYKKGSSEGPRVMVCAHMDEVGFLVRSISGLGMLYVIPVGSVRTFSKFMQGVRVTTESGRKIPGILNSTYLDGDVKDLMVDIGAVSAEEVSALGIRVGDMVTFSSSCQNYEIQDTFAGKAFDDRLGCYVLAETMKRLANVQLPNQLYMAATSSEEVGLRGGKTSAYKIHPDIVIVLDVACWGTELCRDHTNNRQIGHGPMLLHYDKTMVPSSRLLAHIQAIADQSGIALQEDMFSNGGTDGGQAHLTRDGAVCAVLGIPLRYGHSPYSISSSKDVDGAVNLLTAVIKSLDKTAYLSTVNFAGGRLS, from the coding sequence ATGGATATTGAATTGGTAAAAAAGCTCAGCGACGCGGATGCAGTCGCCTCACATGAGGACGAGGTCAGGAATATTCTGCTGGAAGAACTGAAAGACTTCTCGGATGAAATTGACTTTGACAAACTCGGGTCCGCTATTTTCTACAAAAAAGGCAGCAGCGAAGGCCCGCGTGTGATGGTCTGCGCCCACATGGATGAAGTCGGATTTCTCGTCAGAAGTATCAGCGGCCTTGGCATGCTGTATGTGATTCCGGTGGGAAGCGTGCGGACTTTTTCAAAATTCATGCAGGGTGTCAGAGTCACTACCGAATCCGGCCGCAAAATTCCGGGCATTTTGAATTCCACTTATCTTGACGGCGATGTAAAAGATTTAATGGTCGACATTGGCGCCGTTTCCGCAGAAGAAGTCTCTGCACTGGGAATCCGGGTCGGTGATATGGTTACCTTCAGCAGCAGCTGCCAGAATTACGAAATTCAGGACACTTTCGCGGGCAAAGCTTTTGATGACAGACTGGGCTGCTATGTGCTTGCGGAAACGATGAAACGTCTGGCGAACGTACAGTTGCCGAACCAGCTTTATATGGCGGCAACTTCAAGTGAAGAGGTCGGGCTGAGAGGCGGGAAAACATCCGCCTACAAAATTCATCCCGACATCGTAATTGTTCTGGATGTGGCCTGTTGGGGAACCGAGCTATGCAGAGATCACACCAACAACCGGCAGATCGGTCACGGTCCCATGCTGCTGCATTATGACAAAACGATGGTGCCGTCCTCCCGGCTTTTGGCTCATATTCAGGCGATTGCCGATCAAAGCGGAATTGCCCTGCAGGAGGATATGTTCAGCAACGGTGGGACAGACGGCGGCCAGGCACACCTGACCCGCGACGGGGCCGTGTGCGCCGTCCTCGGTATTCCGCTGCGCTACGGCCACAGTCCTTATTCCATCTCCAGCAGCAAAGATGTGGACGGTGCTGTCAATCTGCTGACGGCAGTAATAAAAAGCCTTGATAAGACAGCTTATCTTTCGACGGTGAATTTTGCAGGAGGAAGATTATCGTGA
- a CDS encoding BglG family transcription antiterminator, with the protein MLTKIQIKLVQHLSETQTSLTAEDIAKLMDISSRTVKRYVEIINDEIKNFELEIVSKRGMGYVLKGNPKSVKKLLKNGGESYDDNAERVRSILLTIIQSQPITIEMLSGYVHLSPSTINKLMPSIKEYLYKYSLELASKPYYGLSLEGEEFNIRTLLTDIGFNNEQSGFEINLPNLSKEEYAQIDRTVLESLQQIHVVAADRDIQNLSMRIAVSFSRSRQKYHLIDIPLPKGIRRHNLHIIHQIMDSLAEVFNIALSEEEYNYVAALSGPVIQGFDAGNINVEDHIQAFIKARIKEISLISGSNYSDDEEVIKSLSVHIKILLERMDNQIPGKNPMLGQIKKKYPLEMNYAIFLAQKIEKEYGIEIGEDELGYLAMHFGAFRERGNFRKRVAVLCNYGIGTSQLIAERISREMPELDIVGVYPIHYLESALAQDVDLIISTVEIDSYHYNVPLVVIDDFLGDDCIALIKESLYYHSSKKPQLFNFFRPEAFFKLRVQSREQAIDEMGKRMLAMGLIHQDALDSVKDREQKSSTDIGNLVAVPHTIFQGNLPSVVGIGILEQPINWGEENVQLLFFISFNSVDSAKASMFRQLYQCVKDIKLVNQLIASTSYIQFMKILAC; encoded by the coding sequence ATGCTGACAAAGATTCAAATTAAATTAGTCCAGCATCTCAGTGAGACGCAAACCTCGCTGACTGCGGAAGATATCGCCAAACTGATGGACATTTCTTCCAGGACAGTGAAAAGATACGTCGAGATCATTAACGACGAGATCAAAAACTTTGAATTGGAGATTGTTTCCAAGCGGGGTATGGGATATGTGCTGAAAGGCAACCCAAAATCCGTAAAAAAGCTGCTGAAAAACGGCGGTGAATCTTACGATGACAATGCAGAGCGAGTCAGAAGTATTCTTCTGACCATTATACAGTCGCAGCCGATTACGATTGAAATGCTTTCGGGCTATGTGCATCTGAGTCCGTCCACGATCAACAAGCTCATGCCTTCCATTAAAGAGTACTTGTACAAATACAGTCTGGAACTTGCTTCAAAACCGTATTACGGTTTATCCCTTGAGGGAGAAGAATTTAACATCCGCACGCTATTAACAGATATCGGATTCAATAATGAGCAAAGCGGGTTTGAGATCAATCTGCCCAATTTGAGCAAAGAGGAATATGCGCAAATAGACAGGACCGTATTGGAGTCCCTGCAGCAGATTCACGTGGTGGCTGCGGACAGGGACATTCAAAATTTGTCAATGCGGATTGCAGTTTCTTTCTCCAGGTCCCGACAGAAATATCATTTGATTGACATTCCGCTGCCGAAAGGCATACGGCGCCATAATCTGCATATCATCCATCAAATCATGGATTCTCTTGCGGAGGTTTTCAATATTGCGCTGAGTGAGGAAGAATACAATTATGTCGCTGCGCTGTCAGGACCCGTAATTCAGGGTTTTGACGCAGGTAATATAAATGTTGAAGATCATATTCAAGCCTTTATAAAGGCACGCATTAAGGAAATTTCTTTGATTTCAGGCTCCAATTATTCTGATGATGAGGAAGTCATAAAATCACTATCCGTACACATTAAAATTCTTCTCGAACGGATGGATAATCAAATCCCGGGTAAAAACCCTATGCTCGGCCAGATCAAAAAGAAATATCCCCTTGAGATGAATTATGCAATATTTCTGGCACAAAAAATTGAAAAAGAATATGGAATTGAAATAGGCGAAGACGAACTGGGATATCTTGCAATGCATTTCGGCGCCTTTCGGGAAAGGGGTAACTTCCGGAAAAGAGTTGCCGTTCTCTGCAATTACGGCATAGGAACAAGCCAATTGATTGCGGAGCGGATTAGCCGTGAGATGCCGGAACTTGACATTGTCGGCGTTTACCCTATTCATTATCTGGAAAGCGCCCTCGCGCAGGATGTCGATCTGATCATTTCCACAGTGGAAATTGATTCTTATCACTACAATGTCCCTCTTGTGGTAATCGACGATTTTCTTGGAGATGACTGTATTGCCTTAATTAAAGAATCCCTTTATTATCACAGTTCCAAAAAGCCCCAGCTGTTCAACTTTTTTCGACCGGAGGCCTTTTTTAAACTTCGGGTGCAGTCAAGGGAACAGGCAATTGACGAAATGGGTAAAAGGATGTTGGCCATGGGCTTAATCCATCAGGATGCGCTCGATTCCGTCAAGGATCGGGAACAGAAATCCTCCACAGACATAGGCAATTTAGTGGCCGTTCCCCACACCATTTTTCAAGGAAATCTGCCGTCCGTGGTTGGCATCGGCATTTTGGAACAACCCATTAATTGGGGAGAAGAAAATGTTCAGCTGCTGTTCTTTATCAGCTTTAACAGTGTCGACAGCGCAAAGGCGTCCATGTTCCGCCAGCTGTATCAATGTGTAAAAGACATTAAACTGGTAAACCAGCTGATTGCTTCAACCTCATATATTCAGTTCATGAAAATTTTGGCTTGTTAA
- a CDS encoding PTS fructose transporter subunit IIC, which yields MAITKKSAQNAGAEKPKVTAASSAAAKPEKKSVWSELSKHVMTGISNMIPFLIMGGLILALSQLIPYVILGVDPAMGIVDAMNTGKYSGFSLSLLKFANLTADFGGTLFGFAIPMFAAFMANSIGGKLAFPAGFIGGLMATKPTAVLSIVEGKWATNSPVASTFLGAILIAIAAGYFVKWLNKTIKVSHNMLAFKTTFLIPILAAVAVMLGMHYIVTPFGGLVNSWIKAALGAAGAAGSYGYSIALAAATAIDLGGPVNKAAGFVALSFTTDKVLPITARCIAIVVPSIGLGLATIIDKWVVGRHVFDKQFYPQGKTAMFLAFMGISEGSIPFALEKPSITIPAYMVGAIVGGTSAVAMGAVQWFPESAIWAWPLISNIGAYIAGIAIGAIITALIVIFARNNLIKKGKLEVDSND from the coding sequence ATGGCAATTACTAAAAAAAGTGCGCAAAATGCAGGAGCAGAAAAGCCAAAGGTAACTGCAGCTTCATCGGCAGCGGCAAAACCTGAAAAGAAAAGTGTTTGGTCGGAACTTTCCAAGCATGTTATGACGGGTATTTCCAACATGATTCCGTTCCTGATCATGGGCGGACTGATTCTGGCGCTGTCTCAGCTGATACCCTACGTAATCCTCGGTGTCGACCCTGCCATGGGAATTGTCGATGCAATGAACACCGGCAAGTATTCCGGATTTTCACTTAGTCTTCTCAAGTTCGCCAATCTGACGGCTGATTTCGGCGGAACTCTGTTTGGCTTTGCCATTCCAATGTTTGCGGCATTTATGGCGAATTCCATCGGCGGAAAGCTCGCATTCCCGGCCGGATTTATCGGCGGCCTGATGGCGACGAAACCAACTGCTGTTTTAAGCATTGTCGAAGGTAAATGGGCAACCAATTCACCGGTCGCATCCACCTTTCTGGGCGCAATTTTGATTGCGATTGCAGCAGGTTATTTTGTAAAATGGTTAAATAAGACCATTAAAGTCAGCCACAATATGCTGGCATTTAAAACTACTTTCTTGATTCCAATTCTCGCGGCGGTAGCCGTTATGCTCGGTATGCATTATATTGTGACACCGTTCGGCGGCCTTGTGAACAGCTGGATTAAAGCGGCTCTGGGCGCGGCCGGCGCAGCGGGAAGCTACGGGTATTCCATTGCACTTGCGGCGGCTACGGCGATTGACCTTGGCGGTCCTGTTAATAAAGCCGCGGGTTTTGTGGCTCTGAGCTTTACAACCGATAAGGTGCTCCCGATTACCGCGCGCTGCATCGCCATTGTTGTGCCTTCCATCGGCCTTGGCCTTGCTACCATTATCGACAAATGGGTAGTTGGCAGACATGTCTTTGACAAACAGTTCTATCCGCAGGGCAAAACGGCCATGTTCCTCGCTTTCATGGGTATCAGCGAAGGTTCCATCCCGTTTGCTCTTGAAAAACCATCCATCACAATTCCTGCCTATATGGTCGGCGCCATTGTCGGCGGCACCTCCGCTGTTGCCATGGGTGCGGTGCAGTGGTTCCCCGAATCGGCAATTTGGGCATGGCCTCTGATTTCCAACATCGGCGCTTATATTGCCGGAATTGCCATCGGCGCGATTATTACCGCTCTGATTGTTATTTTTGCACGGAACAACCTCATTAAAAAAGGCAAATTGGAAGTAGACTCTAACGACTGA
- a CDS encoding fructose PTS transporter subunit IIB has protein sequence MAKKLVALCACTMGLAHTFMAAQSLEEAAKELGYDAKIETQGADGIQNALTPQDLAEADIIIQAVAITPENNDRFDNYDVYEIGLQDAIKNAKGIIKEIEEMISAE, from the coding sequence ATGGCAAAAAAACTGGTTGCGTTATGCGCCTGCACAATGGGTCTGGCCCATACTTTTATGGCCGCACAGTCATTGGAGGAAGCGGCGAAAGAATTGGGTTACGATGCAAAAATTGAAACGCAGGGCGCAGATGGAATTCAAAACGCCCTTACCCCGCAGGATTTGGCGGAAGCCGATATCATCATTCAAGCGGTGGCGATCACACCTGAAAACAATGACCGTTTCGACAACTATGATGTTTACGAGATCGGATTGCAGGATGCAATAAAAAACGCCAAGGGAATTATTAAGGAAATTGAGGAAATGATTTCGGCGGAATAA
- a CDS encoding PatB family C-S lyase, giving the protein MTDFDYFPNRFAENCRKWNRAKIEEHFGPVSKDYIPMWIADMDFQAPEQLLKKLHQAVDIGIFGYTYVYDEFYDAVIRYFERHHHTSPMKEWITLCYGTVSTLHYVVQAFCKQGDSVMISTPVYDPFARAAAAAGAQVIENELVVRSNRYQIDFDSFERQLREHHPKLYLLCNPHNPSGRIWSREELVSLIALCAKYNTIVVADEVHSGLILDGVYTSTIETGRGFDNVILLSSPNKQYNLGGLKTSYAIIRNEELRMIFRDRLVKNSITSPSVFGIIALITCYNDGEEYTRECVNYLAQNYKYACDSINEEIPCLSYMNMESSYLLWVNIQNSKMDSDTFTRRLAQETGVLVESGNHFVGNGEGYIRINLGTQFKNIKEAFHRIGDFVKS; this is encoded by the coding sequence GTGACAGACTTTGATTATTTTCCGAATCGCTTTGCGGAGAACTGCCGCAAATGGAACCGGGCTAAAATCGAAGAGCATTTCGGGCCGGTTAGCAAAGATTATATTCCGATGTGGATTGCCGATATGGATTTTCAGGCGCCGGAGCAGCTGCTGAAAAAACTGCATCAAGCCGTTGATATCGGAATATTCGGTTATACTTACGTCTATGATGAATTCTATGACGCCGTCATCCGCTATTTTGAACGGCACCACCACACCTCACCGATGAAAGAATGGATTACGCTGTGCTACGGTACGGTATCGACGCTGCACTACGTGGTACAGGCCTTTTGCAAGCAGGGCGACAGCGTTATGATCAGTACGCCGGTGTATGATCCTTTTGCGCGTGCGGCAGCCGCGGCAGGAGCGCAAGTCATTGAGAATGAGCTGGTTGTCCGGAGCAATCGTTATCAAATCGACTTTGATTCTTTTGAACGGCAGCTTCGGGAACATCACCCAAAATTATATCTGCTATGCAATCCGCATAACCCATCCGGAAGAATCTGGAGCCGTGAAGAGCTGGTTTCCCTGATCGCGCTGTGTGCAAAATACAACACAATTGTGGTCGCAGACGAGGTGCACAGCGGGCTGATTCTTGACGGAGTGTACACCTCCACAATCGAAACGGGAAGGGGTTTCGACAACGTAATCCTGCTTTCCTCGCCCAACAAACAGTACAATCTGGGTGGTTTAAAAACGTCATATGCCATCATCCGGAATGAAGAATTACGGATGATCTTCCGGGATCGTCTGGTTAAAAATTCAATCACTTCCCCGTCCGTATTTGGAATTATTGCGCTGATCACCTGCTACAATGATGGAGAAGAGTATACTCGCGAATGTGTGAACTATTTGGCTCAAAATTACAAATATGCATGTGACTCCATCAATGAAGAAATCCCATGTCTGTCGTACATGAACATGGAATCTTCTTATTTACTTTGGGTGAATATCCAAAATTCCAAAATGGACAGTGATACATTCACACGACGTCTTGCACAGGAAACGGGTGTGCTGGTGGAAAGCGGCAATCATTTTGTCGGCAACGGCGAAGGATACATCCGCATCAATTTGGGAACACAATTTAAAAATATAAAAGAAGCTTTTCATCGGATAGGTGATTTTGTAAAATCTTAA
- a CDS encoding class I SAM-dependent methyltransferase has product MKNTQNIFDDEDFFEGYRKIRDNPVNYNKLLEQPALMSLLPDLEGKSVLDIGCGAGGACLEYVRRGASQVTGIDLSEKMLALAKIQALHEKIQYERMDMCDIGTLNRRFDIVVSSLAVHYVAEFPTLLSAISDCLNDGGCFLFSQEHPLTTAPCTGPKFTVAENGELLHYNLTDYGRGGIRSTKWMVNGVINYHRTFSEIINALLDADFAIDRMLEPLPDDPTLCLNPNMEKEFYKPSFLVIRCRKSQKQHC; this is encoded by the coding sequence ATGAAAAACACACAGAATATCTTTGATGACGAGGATTTCTTTGAAGGCTATCGAAAAATCCGTGACAATCCTGTCAACTACAACAAATTACTGGAACAGCCTGCCCTGATGAGCCTGCTGCCGGATCTTGAGGGAAAGTCGGTATTGGACATTGGCTGCGGTGCCGGCGGGGCCTGTCTGGAATATGTCCGCAGAGGTGCATCGCAGGTTACCGGCATCGATCTGTCGGAAAAGATGCTCGCCTTGGCAAAAATACAGGCACTGCATGAAAAAATTCAATATGAACGCATGGATATGTGTGATATCGGAACACTGAACCGGCGCTTCGACATCGTCGTCAGTTCGCTGGCGGTTCATTATGTCGCAGAATTTCCTACGCTGCTGTCCGCGATATCCGATTGCCTGAATGATGGCGGCTGCTTCCTTTTCTCGCAGGAGCATCCTCTGACGACCGCGCCATGCACGGGGCCCAAGTTTACAGTGGCTGAAAACGGCGAGCTGCTGCACTACAATCTTACGGATTACGGACGCGGGGGAATCCGTTCCACTAAATGGATGGTGAATGGCGTTATCAACTACCACCGCACTTTTTCTGAGATTATAAATGCGCTGCTTGACGCCGACTTTGCGATTGACCGGATGCTGGAGCCACTGCCGGATGACCCAACGCTGTGTTTGAACCCAAATATGGAAAAGGAATTCTATAAGCCCAGCTTCCTCGTCATCCGCTGCCGGAAAAGTCAGAAGCAGCACTGCTGA
- a CDS encoding M24 family metallopeptidase: MNRLENCRTVLAACNAQAMLCTSYHNKYYFSGLYSSSGYVLITLNHKYVIVDSRYYNEVQQNNRDAQVLLMTVENPYDRIVNQIVKEEKIDAIGFESDDLSYDRFTLLQEKLPVSLKPIDMNQIRAVKDQVEIETIQKACAIADKAYAFILDFVKVGMREDEVANELVYFMKQNGAAKESFDTIVASGVRGSMPHAKASAKKIESGDFVTLDFGAKVDQYCSDMTRTFAVGKIVNEELVKIYQTVLEAQQKGIDAVRAGARFCDADGAARTVINDAGYGAYFGHNLGHSLGINDHEDPRLSPTEQKRMEPGMVVTVEPGIYVPNLGGVRIEDDVLVTENGPQILTRAPKQLMIADKE; this comes from the coding sequence ATGAACAGATTGGAAAACTGCAGGACGGTTTTAGCCGCTTGCAACGCACAGGCAATGCTGTGTACCTCTTATCACAACAAATATTATTTTTCAGGGCTCTACAGCTCTTCCGGCTATGTTCTGATCACACTGAATCACAAGTATGTGATCGTGGATTCACGCTATTACAATGAAGTACAGCAAAATAACCGGGATGCACAGGTGCTTTTAATGACCGTCGAAAATCCGTATGACCGCATTGTCAATCAAATCGTAAAAGAGGAAAAAATTGATGCGATCGGTTTTGAAAGTGATGATTTATCCTATGACCGGTTCACATTGCTTCAGGAAAAGCTTCCTGTTTCACTAAAGCCCATCGATATGAATCAAATCCGTGCGGTAAAGGATCAGGTTGAGATAGAAACGATACAAAAAGCCTGCGCTATCGCGGATAAAGCTTACGCATTTATCTTGGATTTTGTAAAAGTCGGAATGCGTGAAGATGAAGTTGCCAACGAACTGGTTTATTTCATGAAGCAAAACGGCGCTGCGAAGGAGTCGTTTGACACCATTGTCGCGAGCGGCGTCAGAGGCTCCATGCCGCACGCCAAGGCAAGCGCGAAAAAAATTGAATCCGGCGACTTTGTAACACTGGACTTCGGTGCGAAAGTTGACCAGTACTGTTCCGACATGACCAGAACGTTTGCGGTAGGAAAAATAGTCAATGAGGAACTGGTGAAAATTTATCAGACCGTTCTGGAAGCACAGCAAAAAGGAATTGACGCCGTCCGTGCAGGCGCGCGGTTTTGCGATGCGGACGGCGCGGCGAGAACTGTGATTAATGACGCGGGATACGGCGCGTATTTTGGCCATAATCTGGGGCACTCGCTGGGGATTAACGATCACGAGGATCCCCGCCTCTCCCCGACGGAGCAAAAGCGCATGGAGCCGGGTATGGTTGTGACCGTGGAGCCGGGCATTTATGTGCCAAATTTAGGCGGAGTACGAATAGAAGACGATGTATTAGTCACGGAAAACGGCCCTCAGATTTTAACCCGCGCGCCGAAGCAGCTGATGATTGCAGATAAGGAGTAA